The Salmo salar chromosome ssa19, Ssal_v3.1, whole genome shotgun sequence DNA window atgactaccgtaatcagaatgatgggaagtttgagagcgcttgatttcatctaaacagtaaacaaaaaagttgtttgaccttaacccgttcggcaatttcattggtctaatgaaagcttcatgccgccaaaaaactgagcacgtcacagaatgttttttttttataaaaaaatttgaaagcgggaaaaatacatatattagccgagtcattgtttaagccgcgaggttcaaagcctgggaaaaaagttgcggcttatagtccggaaattacggtaagctgcaacaaccatctcagtaacgtGTGCAATAAGTGAAAGTACTagcagattggattagtttacaaaaatgtatgctatttatctttgtgtagcataaaattaatcaaccaatcaatgtacatgcaaaaacacagatattaaaaaaaaaaaaaatcactaaaTCACCTTGCAATAGAGCGTACTGGGAAGTATCATATATGGTTTTATGTAGAACCCTTCTTGTcttccaaagaaccctttttaccttccaaagaatcatcaaagaaccctttcttccaaaaatggttcttaggaTGTTAAAGGTTCTAGGTTCTAGGTTCTTTGCTTTACAAAGAACCCTTGTCTTCCAAAAAGGATTCTTCAGATCAGAAAGTGTTTTGGTAGACCCCTCTCCCTACGCAAAGAATCCTTTCCAaacatttttttctaagagtgtacaaatTATGTTTATGTACATTCAGAGAGTACTCATACACTTTAAGATGTGTAAAATACCTctagacttattccacattttgttgtgttacagcctgaattcaaaatggattttaaaaaatgATCTTACCCATTTTcatcatgacaaagtgaaacatgtttttagaaatgtttgcaaatatattgaaataatatctcatttacataagtattcacacccctgagtcaatactttgtagaagcaccttttgcGGGAATTACAGCTAtgattctttctgggtaagtctaagagttttccacacctggattgtgcaacatttgtccattattattttcaacaattttcaggttttgccatatattttcaagtagatttaagtcaaaactgtaactcggccactcaggaacattcactgtcttcttggtaagcaactccagtgtagatttgtccttgtgttttaggttattgtcctgctgaaaggtgaattcatctcccagtgtctggtggaaagcagactgaaccaggttttcctctaggatttttcctgtattagctccattctgtttcttttttatcttttttaaaaggcacggggacgaagcacaaaacaaacacgtatacaaacacaCAGGAATGTaatccaaacaaaagagcgaggtaaaacctctaataaatacacgggacgagtcCCGTGATAACAAGTGCAcaacaatacacaggacgagacccgtaataacaagtgcacaacaatacacaggacgagacccgtaatgacAAGGGCACAAcactacacgggacgagacccgtaataacaagtgcacaacaatacacaggacgagacccgtaatgacAAGGGCACAAcactacacgggacgagacccgtgaTAACAAGTGCACAACAATACACGAGACCAGTAATAACGAGTACACACAACACGCAGCACGAAAGCCGAAACAACAAAGCataggtactcacaagaccaacggacatgggaacaatgaACGACCAGGACAATGGTGAACAGACAgcacatatatacaattactaatcagggaaattgggaaccaggtgtgcgtaatgagacagctcagtgacgcctagaggccggtgacgtagacctccagaACTGGTGCACGGAATGAGCAACAGTAGCGGGGGGATCCGTgacacatacccataacatgatgaagccaccactttgcttgaaaatatggaaagtggtactcagtaatgtgttttattggatttATCCTAGACATTACACTTtgttttcaggacaaaaagttaattgcttttccacatttctttgttttggaatattttgattctgtacaggcttccttcttttcactgtccttttaggttagtattgtgaagtaactataatgttgtggatccatcctcagttttctccaatcacagccattaattaaactctgtaactgttttaaagtcaccacatggtgaaatcccagagcagtttccttcctctccggcaatagagttaggaaggaagactgtatctttgtagtgactgggtgtattgatacaccatccaaagtgtaattaataatttcaccatgcGCAAAGGGATATTCCAAAttttacctatctaccaatagctgcccttctttacaaggcattggaaaacctccctggtctttgtggttgaatctgtgcttgaaattcactgctcgacggagggaccttacagataattgatttgtatgtgtggggtacagagatgagagagtcattaaaaaatcatgttaaacactattattgcacccagagtccatgcaacttattatgtgacttgataagcacatttttacccctgaacttatttaggcttgctataacaaaggggttgaatacttaatgactcaagacatttcagcttttcatgtttttattaatttgtaaaaaaaataattgaaaaacataattccactttgacattatggggtattgtgtgtaggtcagtgaccaaaaaaatcggaattgaatccattttaaattcaggctgtaacacaacaacatgtggaaaaagtcaaggggtgtgaatagatAGGCGCTGTAGATTTTTAAAAAAGGGGTTCTATATAGAACATTTTGGTCAAGAAATGTTTTAACTGCCATTTCAATTAAAAAACTGCCATTCCAGCATGGCAATAAGAGAAGGTGGTGCTTGAACGTGCAAATATGTATGTATCATATACAACCATCTGGTAGACTGTTTCATGGTTGTTCTGCACGCAGAAAACTGTCATCTCTATAAATCAAGGACATAAACTAACAGTTTCATGAATAATGTAGATTAATGACAGCGAGCCACAGAGACGATTTCTGATattagttttattgcttcttgttTTGTAACAAACATGAGGGGTTCATCCCTTTTTAATAATGCATACAGCTTGAAACAGCTGAACATTTTGTTCAGTGATGCTCACCCAGTAGCACTGAGAAGTTAACACAAACATTTCAATAGTCTTCAGTCATTCaatataatatccaccctgcacagccagaagaggactggccacccctcatagcctggttcctctctaggtttcttcctaggtttttggcctttctagggagtttttcctagggagtttttcctagccaccgtgcttctttcacatgctttgcttgctgtttggggttttaggctgtgtttctgtacagcactttgagatatcagctgatgtacgaagggctatataaaaataaatttgattgatttgattcaaTCCCAGTCAAATTCATTCCGATAGTTCAGTTAACTGGCATCAAAGGTCTAAACTGGTTAATGTTTTCAGTTTTGAAATGTGACCTATAATTGATCCACATACAacaatatatgtttgtaaattgTAGAGTCCATAGCATGAATCTTTAGAGATAACCTTCATATACAAGAGTCATAGAAAATCAGCTATAATAAATAACACATTCAGTTAAATAAATACTTTGATTAAAACAGCTCTATCTTAACTATGATAAATAACATCAGCATATGATACAATACATCACAGAGTGCCTGCACTCGGTATCCCATTCTTTTAACATAAAAGATATTCAACATGTCCATTTGCACCTTCTTCTGTGCATAAATTCATTCAGAGCTCTTATGCAAGGTCCCAAAAAGCCTGTCCCAGTGTGTGAAGTACGGAGCGTAGTTGGATTTGAACTTCAGGTGGTGCATGTCATGGTGCGGAGCTCCACCGTAGAGCCCAAAGGGTACCAGTCTATGCGTGGACCAGGGCAGGTCATAGCCACAGTGGTCCTCCACAGAAAGCCAGATATTCAGTACATAGAAGACCATCTCTGTCAGGGGGTGGCAGCCCAGCAGCAGAGGGTTAACCGACGCGAAGAAGCCCAGAGACAGGGTCTCCCAGGCCCCAGAGTACTCAGTGGTCAGGGCGAAGGTTGTTGTGTGCTTGTGGTGCACCTTGTGGAATGTCCGGTACAGCCATGGCACCTTGTGGTGCAGCATATGCCAGATGAAAGACTGAAAGTCGAAGAGCAGGAGGCAGGCGACGACGTCCCAGATGAGACGCAGCGTCCCGGGGGCTTCGGCTATGAAGCTGGCTGGTCTCCAGTACCAGTGCAGCACAGTGAGAGGGAAGAGGAACACCACATGGTTGTAGAGGGAGAGAGCCAGGCAGCTCCACATCATAGTCCAAGAGACATGGCTCTTCTGCTGAATCTTAAAGGTCCTGATCCAGGCCAGCCTGGGGGAGAGGAGGTCCAGCACCACGAAGGGCAGGCAGAAGGCGAGGTAGACACTGAGTGAGAAAAGCACAGGGAAGAAAGGCGACATGAGCCACGCATGATACCCCAATATGAGATCCCATAGGCTCTGTAGAAGCATTGTGTCCAGGCTTGTGTGTGCGTGAGCTGGAAAAGCGTTGTTCTAACAGCTTCCTGCCAAAGCTGTCTCTCCCCTTTTATGTGTTTGGTATGAAAAGTATCCACCCCCAGATGTTCCTTATAAAGACTTCCTGAACATTCTGGGGCCTTTTAACTTATCCCAGTTATCTGACTCTGAGTAAGACTGTTCTGAGTGCCTGTATTGGAAATCAAATGAAAGTTTATTGCGTACACAGATTTTCAGATGTAATCGCAgatgcagctaaatgcttgtgtttctagctccaacagtgcagtaatacctaacagtACAAAACAATACAGACAAATCCCCAAAATAAAAGGCTattgtatggacagtatatgaatagaaaatatgtgtacagcagtagttatataggatgagccttgactagaatacatgatatacatatgaagtgagtAAAACAGttggtaaacattattaaagtgaccagtattcattgactatgtacatactgtaGGGCAGCAGTCaataaggtgcagggtagagtactgggtggtaaccGGCTAGTAAATTGACAAAATATCAATATAAtcattaaataaatacattcataACTAGAAATGTGTTTTATTCGgttatacagtatgtaaatgAGCAATGAGGGTATTCAACTGTTTGTAGACAGTCACAAGTGTGACAAATGTTTTGGGGATATACTGGCTGAAGAACTTCCCTACTTTGTGCATATGAAGCAATGCAACTTCCTTGAGAATTTCTCAAAGCCATGATGAATAATAAAATCTCTTCCATAACATTGTAATTCGATAGAATAGTAGAATGCTACTGTTTTCTCTGTTCTATTTTGGCTGGACATTTGCCTAAAGAGCATCTGCTCCCTCCCTCATCTTACCCCTTTACTTTTCCTCTTTATCTAGTACACTACGCCACCAAGTGGTCAAGTTGAATCATCTTATATTCTGCAAATCCATTCAGTTGTTGAGGGGACTGTTGTGTACTCACGTTATAAAATTGGTTGTAAAGTTATTGGCAGAATGGAAACTTGAAGTTTTAGATTCTATGCCAAGGAGTGGGTAGGTTTCGGCTGTGTATCAATTGTCAGCGTACCTGGCCAACACACTACTCGCTGCCTTCAACAGTAAAGATGAGGTAAGAAGCATAGGAGACAGGATCTCATAGACAAAACAGCATCTTTGACATTCCTGCTTCCTGCTGAAATTGTGTAATTTCTGTTATAATAGTAATTTCTCGAATCGACATGGTATAACACagtaactctagaccacctttactccacacacagagaagcgtacaaagctctccctcgccctccatttgacaaataTGACCATAATTCTGTCGTCCTGATTCCTGCGTACAggaaaaaactaaagcaggaagcaccagtgacttggtcaataaagaagtggtcagatgacgcagatgctaagctacagaactgttttgctagcacagaccggaagaatcccggaacatattccaatggcattgaggagtacaccacatcagtcactggcttcatcaataagtgcattgacgatgtcgtccccacattgaccgtacatatatacatttacatttaagtcatttagcagacgctcttatccagagcgacttacaaattggtgcattcaccttatgatatccagtggaacaaccactttacaatagtgcatctaaatcttttaaggggggggttagaaggattactttatcctatcctaggtaatccttaaagaggtggggtttcaggtgtctccggaaggtggtgattgactccgctgtcctggcgtcgtgagggagcttgttccaccattggggtgccagagcagcgaacagttttgactgggctgagcgggaactgtgcttcctcagaggtaggcgggccagcaggccagaggtggatgaacgcagtgcccttgtttgggtgtagggcctgatcagagcctgaaggtatggaggtgccgttcccttcacagctccgtaggcaatcaccatggtcttgtagcggatgcgagcttcaactggaagccagtggagagagcggaggagcggggtgacgtgagagaacttgggaaggttgaacaccagacgggctgcggcgttctggatgagttgtaggggtttaatggcacaggcagggagcccagccaacagcgagttgcagtaatccagacgggagatgacaagtgcctggattaggacctgcgccgcttcctgtgtgaggcagggtcgtactctgcgaatgttgtagagcaggaacctacaggatc harbors:
- the ch25h gene encoding cholesterol 25-hydroxylase-like protein; translation: MLLQSLWDLILGYHAWLMSPFFPVLFSLSVYLAFCLPFVVLDLLSPRLAWIRTFKIQQKSHVSWTMMWSCLALSLYNHVVFLFPLTVLHWYWRPASFIAEAPGTLRLIWDVVACLLLFDFQSFIWHMLHHKVPWLYRTFHKVHHKHTTTFALTTEYSGAWETLSLGFFASVNPLLLGCHPLTEMVFYVLNIWLSVEDHCGYDLPWSTHRLVPFGLYGGAPHHDMHHLKFKSNYAPYFTHWDRLFGTLHKSSE